Proteins encoded in a region of the Nostoc sp. UHCC 0926 genome:
- a CDS encoding beta-ketoacyl synthase N-terminal-like domain-containing protein, producing the protein MKNISLPKILITGVGVTTAIAQGKVNFLEAILAGKSAFAELNRPGRKIVDANLRLLGCEIDNLVIPDGIAERDLRTASWSAQVGVSTLDEAWRDARLNDVDPCRIGLIVGGSNFQQRELVLIQEKYADQTHFLRPSYGTTFLDSDICGLCTQYFPVKGFAHTVGGASASGQLAVIEASEAVASGRVDVCIAMGALMDLSHWECRGLRAMGAMGSNRYANEPSLASRPFDRHRDGFIFGESCAVVVIEKEDTATRSGVSPYAKVLGWATRMDGNRNPNPSKEGELSVIWESLARSGLSPPAIDYINPHGSGSIAGDDTEISAIREAGLSHAYINTTKSLIGHGLSAAGAVEVVTTVLQMRAGVLHPSLNLESPIDSSFNWVREKSVTHQIEYAIALSMGFGGINTALCLGRC; encoded by the coding sequence ATGAAAAACATCAGTTTACCTAAAATACTTATTACAGGAGTTGGAGTCACCACTGCGATCGCGCAAGGAAAAGTTAATTTTTTAGAGGCGATACTGGCTGGGAAATCTGCTTTTGCTGAACTCAATCGACCTGGGCGAAAGATCGTTGATGCCAATCTGCGTCTGTTGGGTTGCGAAATTGACAATCTCGTAATTCCTGATGGGATTGCCGAGAGAGATTTACGGACAGCCTCATGGTCGGCTCAAGTCGGAGTTTCTACGCTGGATGAAGCATGGCGGGATGCCCGACTCAATGATGTCGATCCTTGCCGCATCGGTCTAATTGTTGGTGGCTCGAATTTCCAGCAGCGTGAATTGGTGCTGATTCAGGAAAAATACGCAGATCAGACTCATTTTCTCAGACCGAGTTATGGCACGACATTTCTTGACAGTGATATTTGTGGACTCTGTACCCAATATTTTCCTGTGAAAGGATTCGCGCATACCGTAGGGGGCGCGTCGGCTAGCGGTCAGTTAGCAGTCATTGAGGCGAGCGAAGCTGTTGCAAGTGGTAGAGTTGATGTCTGCATCGCTATGGGAGCTTTAATGGATCTGTCCCATTGGGAGTGTCGAGGACTGCGAGCTATGGGGGCTATGGGGTCAAATCGTTATGCTAATGAGCCATCATTAGCCAGTCGCCCTTTCGATCGTCATCGTGACGGATTTATTTTTGGCGAATCTTGTGCCGTGGTGGTGATTGAAAAAGAAGATACAGCGACTCGTTCTGGCGTTTCGCCCTATGCCAAAGTTTTGGGGTGGGCGACCAGGATGGACGGAAACCGCAACCCCAATCCATCTAAGGAAGGTGAACTGTCTGTCATCTGGGAATCATTGGCTCGTTCTGGATTGTCGCCGCCAGCGATCGACTATATCAATCCCCACGGTAGCGGTTCGATCGCTGGCGACGATACTGAAATTTCAGCCATTCGCGAGGCAGGTCTGTCACACGCATATATCAATACAACCAAGTCACTGATCGGTCACGGACTGAGTGCCGCCGGAGCTGTTGAGGTGGTGACAACAGTTCTACAAATGCGTGCTGGAGTACTTCATCCATCGCTAAACTTAGAAAGTCCAATCGACTCAAGTTTTAACTGGGTTCGGGAAAAATCTGTTACACATCAGATCGAATATGCGATCGCCCTGAGTATGGGGTTTGGCGGAATCAATACGGCATTATGTCTTGGACGATGTTAA
- a CDS encoding acyl carrier protein → MTTEITRDSIFNIIVQHTCEVIPELERHSIVETDRLADLGANSMDRADIVMMTLESLSLKIPLIELAKAKNIGEFTDLLYEKHQFT, encoded by the coding sequence ATGACAACAGAGATTACAAGGGATAGTATCTTTAACATCATTGTCCAACACACTTGTGAAGTTATTCCAGAACTGGAGAGGCATTCCATTGTTGAGACGGATCGACTCGCTGACTTAGGAGCCAACTCGATGGATCGAGCCGATATTGTCATGATGACGCTGGAATCGCTATCGCTAAAAATCCCTCTAATTGAGCTTGCAAAAGCCAAGAATATAGGCGAGTTTACCGATTTGCTGTATGAAAAACATCAGTTTACCTAA
- a CDS encoding transposase family protein encodes MTSVEGMKTMSANLIEQLRQVKDFRVKDGQRHQLWMVLLFVIMGTMSGYVGYRAWGDFVKRHRRVLIDKFRIEKHGVPSYSTIRRILIGVDFDILAKIFNQWELHIAPRS; translated from the coding sequence ATGACAAGCGTCGAAGGGATGAAAACAATGAGTGCAAATCTGATTGAACAACTACGGCAAGTAAAAGATTTTCGAGTCAAAGATGGGCAAAGACATCAACTGTGGATGGTATTGCTGTTTGTGATTATGGGAACAATGAGCGGGTACGTAGGGTATCGTGCATGGGGGGACTTTGTAAAACGCCATCGTCGCGTATTGATTGATAAATTCAGAATTGAAAAACATGGTGTGCCTTCCTACTCGACGATCCGTCGGATACTAATAGGAGTAGACTTTGATATTCTTGCGAAAATATTCAATCAGTGGGAACTTCACATTGCGCCGAGGTCGTAG
- a CDS encoding transposase: MRRGRRLSIIGFLQPIISFVYGLVIGGVNRKSCIEMIEKEAQEALELGRIRVIVQDNGPIHRCKEVQELWSKWEQMGLYIFFLPKYCSEMNPIELEWQHLKKDELSGRIFDDELDASFMP, translated from the coding sequence TTGCGCCGAGGTCGTAGATTAAGTATTATCGGGTTTCTCCAACCAATAATAAGCTTTGTTTATGGTTTGGTGATTGGGGGTGTTAACCGCAAGTCTTGTATCGAAATGATAGAAAAAGAAGCCCAAGAAGCATTGGAATTGGGACGCATTAGAGTAATTGTGCAGGATAACGGACCAATACATAGATGCAAAGAAGTACAAGAGTTATGGTCAAAGTGGGAACAGATGGGTTTATACATCTTTTTTTTACCCAAGTATTGCTCCGAGATGAATCCAATTGAATTGGAATGGCAACACCTGAAAAAAGATGAGCTATCTGGGCGAATATTTGACGACGAATTAGACGCAAGCTTCATGCCGTAA
- a CDS encoding SGNH/GDSL hydrolase family protein has product MLRQKLMLTPGRAAVGIGAALSLSVAGVAAQPLRAPSLAAGSGATRPPKYVSMGSSYAAGPGVGRLDGQSGRCRRSLSNYAHLLAARRNLNLVDVGCSGATTADILQGSQDGLRPQIDAVDADTRLVTVTVGGNDVNYVGNLVGYTCRHRGGAACKVVSDAKVDQRFQALPGSLRQVVAEVHRRAPKARLVMIGYLPVLPGSETLGCAAVPLSLADLRRMQAIYSRLTDVIGSVAQETGTPVVRSSVIGSGHDACSAQPFVTGFQPPATPGWPSLVSYHPNQAGMNRLASALDETLKVLRNQNNKH; this is encoded by the coding sequence ATGCTCCGTCAGAAGCTGATGCTTACACCAGGAAGAGCCGCGGTCGGCATCGGCGCAGCGTTGTCGCTGTCTGTAGCCGGCGTTGCCGCTCAGCCCTTGCGCGCGCCTAGTCTTGCAGCGGGGTCCGGCGCCACCCGTCCGCCCAAGTACGTGTCGATGGGTAGCTCCTACGCCGCCGGACCCGGCGTCGGCAGACTCGACGGGCAGAGTGGCAGGTGCAGGCGGTCGCTCTCCAACTACGCGCATCTGCTGGCGGCGCGACGCAACCTGAACCTCGTGGACGTTGGCTGTTCCGGTGCGACCACGGCCGACATCCTACAAGGCTCGCAGGACGGCTTGCGCCCCCAGATTGACGCGGTGGACGCCGACACCCGCCTGGTAACCGTCACGGTCGGCGGCAACGACGTCAACTATGTCGGCAACCTCGTTGGCTACACCTGCCGCCACAGGGGTGGGGCGGCCTGCAAGGTGGTATCCGATGCAAAGGTGGATCAGCGCTTCCAAGCCTTGCCCGGCTCGCTGCGCCAAGTCGTTGCCGAGGTACATCGGCGCGCGCCCAAGGCGCGCCTAGTGATGATCGGCTACCTGCCCGTGCTGCCGGGATCGGAGACGTTAGGCTGCGCGGCTGTTCCGCTTAGCCTGGCCGATCTCCGGCGGATGCAGGCGATCTACTCACGCCTGACGGACGTCATCGGCAGCGTAGCGCAAGAGACAGGCACGCCAGTGGTGCGCTCCTCCGTGATCGGTTCCGGCCATGACGCCTGCTCCGCCCAGCCCTTCGTCACAGGTTTCCAGCCGCCCGCCACCCCAGGCTGGCCAAGCCTCGTGTCCTACCATCCCAACCAGGCCGGCATGAATCGGCTCGCCTCCGCCCTTGACGAAACGCTAAAAGTACTGCGAAACCAAAACAACAAACACTAA
- a CDS encoding hydroxymethylglutaryl-CoA synthase family protein, translating to MISVGIESMNAFGGSVVLDVMDLARHRQLDMRRFENLLMKEKAVALPFEDPITFGVNAAKPLIDSLSEEEKGQIELLITCSESGIDFGKSISAYIHQYLGLNRCCRLFELKQACYAATAGLQMALNFILSQTSPGAKALVVATDISRFVVTPGGEALTNDWSYFEPSSGAGAVAILVSDDPKVFQVDVGANGYYGYEVMDTCRPVPDSESGDVDLSMMSYLDCCEKAFIEYQKRVSGVDYQDTFGYLTFHTPFGGMVKGAHRMMMRKFTKVKLNDIELDFNQRVALGLRYCQRVGNIMGGTVMLSLSSTIDNGDFTTPKRLGCFSYGSGCCSEFYSGVVTANGQQWQRQFEIAAMLDRRYQISIEEYEDLFQGNRSVRFGTRNVTLDPTMLTGMRSAWKDRPLLTLCEIREFHREYKWVS from the coding sequence ATGATATCAGTTGGAATCGAAAGCATGAATGCTTTTGGCGGTAGTGTCGTCCTTGATGTGATGGATCTGGCTCGTCATCGACAGCTAGATATGCGGCGGTTTGAAAATTTATTAATGAAGGAAAAAGCCGTTGCCCTCCCGTTTGAAGATCCTATCACTTTTGGTGTCAACGCTGCCAAACCTTTAATCGACTCCCTCTCAGAAGAGGAAAAAGGACAAATAGAATTGCTCATTACCTGCTCAGAATCAGGGATTGATTTCGGTAAATCCATTAGCGCCTACATTCATCAATACCTGGGTTTGAATCGATGCTGTCGCTTATTCGAGTTGAAGCAAGCGTGCTATGCGGCGACTGCCGGACTACAAATGGCCCTTAATTTCATCCTCTCGCAAACATCACCGGGTGCTAAGGCGTTGGTTGTAGCCACCGATATCTCCCGATTCGTTGTCACCCCAGGGGGTGAGGCACTCACCAACGACTGGTCTTATTTTGAGCCAAGTTCAGGTGCAGGGGCAGTAGCCATCCTCGTTAGTGACGACCCAAAGGTATTTCAAGTCGATGTAGGCGCAAATGGGTATTACGGCTACGAGGTCATGGATACCTGCCGTCCCGTGCCAGACAGTGAATCGGGAGATGTCGATCTGTCTATGATGTCGTATCTCGACTGCTGCGAGAAGGCGTTTATTGAGTATCAAAAGCGAGTTTCAGGCGTAGACTATCAAGACACCTTTGGGTACTTAACATTCCACACGCCTTTTGGTGGCATGGTTAAAGGGGCACACCGCATGATGATGCGTAAATTCACTAAGGTAAAGTTAAACGATATTGAACTTGACTTTAATCAGCGAGTTGCACTAGGACTTCGCTATTGCCAACGGGTGGGCAATATTATGGGCGGAACGGTGATGTTATCTTTGTCCAGTACGATCGACAATGGTGATTTTACGACACCAAAGCGACTAGGTTGCTTTTCCTACGGTTCGGGCTGTTGCTCGGAGTTCTACAGTGGTGTGGTAACAGCAAATGGACAGCAGTGGCAGCGTCAGTTTGAGATCGCGGCTATGCTAGACCGACGCTATCAGATTTCCATCGAGGAATACGAAGACCTTTTCCAGGGCAATCGCAGTGTCCGCTTCGGAACGAGAAATGTGACTTTAGACCCCACAATGCTTACGGGTATGCGATCAGCCTGGAAAGATAGACCATTGTTGACCTTATGCGAGATTCGAGAATTCCATCGTGAGTATAAATGGGTGAGCTAA
- a CDS encoding SAM-dependent methyltransferase, translating into MNKSDIEENGATISSPIPEKVAEMYNAPGGQGGHLIFDGQFHWGYWDEKNPDASLGEAADRLTQIMIDKSEIFQGERFCDLGCGVGVPAMRIAKAKECFVDGITISKYQYDKAKQLAEEAGMSEQVRFIQGNALEMPCDDATYDGGWFFETIFHMGHREALREAYRILKPGATLLIADLPTRSNITEEFKTFAKEKIHSVFIPKEDYPGLLDEAGFDLIEIDDVTEFVIPPLVPKVKVAFKQYETEILQYVESQAINRWVGMFEDMCENLGYMLVKTKRRA; encoded by the coding sequence GTGAATAAGTCTGATATTGAGGAAAACGGGGCAACTATAAGCAGTCCAATACCAGAAAAGGTAGCAGAAATGTATAATGCGCCCGGAGGTCAAGGAGGGCATCTCATCTTTGACGGGCAGTTTCATTGGGGCTACTGGGACGAAAAGAATCCTGACGCCAGTCTTGGTGAGGCAGCCGATCGCCTGACTCAGATTATGATCGACAAGTCGGAGATCTTTCAAGGAGAACGCTTCTGCGATCTTGGATGCGGTGTTGGTGTCCCAGCTATGCGGATTGCAAAAGCGAAAGAATGTTTCGTTGATGGAATTACAATCAGCAAGTACCAATACGACAAGGCGAAGCAGCTAGCTGAGGAAGCTGGTATGTCCGAGCAAGTCCGCTTCATCCAGGGCAATGCCTTGGAAATGCCCTGTGACGATGCAACCTATGACGGAGGCTGGTTTTTTGAAACCATTTTTCACATGGGACACCGCGAAGCCCTACGAGAAGCTTATCGAATCTTGAAGCCAGGGGCCACATTACTGATCGCTGACTTGCCAACACGGTCAAACATTACTGAAGAATTTAAGACGTTTGCCAAAGAAAAAATTCATTCGGTCTTTATTCCAAAGGAAGATTATCCAGGACTGTTGGATGAGGCTGGGTTTGACCTGATCGAAATTGATGACGTAACCGAATTTGTAATTCCTCCTCTGGTTCCAAAGGTTAAAGTCGCGTTCAAACAATATGAGACCGAAATTCTGCAATACGTTGAGAGTCAAGCGATCAACCGCTGGGTCGGAATGTTTGAGGATATGTGTGAGAATCTTGGGTATATGCTGGTAAAGACAAAAAGGAGAGCATAA
- a CDS encoding NF041680 family putative transposase has protein sequence MTLEKLKQFRTDVYTILGKAKDALFDLMDAVLVTRSVYSFAELSVSPVFRRKWSSVYEAIQDGNPPRTELMKLYIKQLPFSEQIILAGDHTAWARPDARTLKERTFEHQAHPMSGAKPVTIGQGYSTIAIIPETEGSWGLPLLHERITSFENPIAKAATQLKLVCENLPTRPISLWDAEYGCASFVKQTADIAADKLMRVRSNRLFYGAPPTYRGHGRPRIHGNKFKVNDSTTWWTPDESLEVNDLKMGQMCIRLWCNLHFQQSSKHSMNLIQIKRLDELGEAKTKPLWLVWVGISMPTLSQLWRLYFRRFAIDHWYRLAKQRLHWTLPNLSTPQQCERWSDLLPLMTWQLWLARDFVTDNPLPWQKPKPKLSPGRVAQAMAELFAAIGTPAVPPKPRGKSPGWTEGQTRTRRIRYPTVKKSTTKQKKQMPQSA, from the coding sequence ATGACATTAGAAAAGCTTAAACAATTTCGCACAGATGTGTACACAATTCTCGGTAAAGCCAAAGATGCCTTATTTGACTTGATGGATGCAGTGTTAGTAACACGCAGTGTTTATTCTTTTGCAGAGCTATCAGTATCTCCAGTATTTAGAAGAAAGTGGTCTAGTGTCTACGAAGCAATACAAGACGGTAACCCACCTAGAACAGAATTAATGAAGTTGTATATAAAACAACTGCCATTTTCAGAACAAATTATCTTAGCAGGAGATCATACAGCATGGGCAAGACCTGATGCTCGCACACTCAAAGAGCGAACTTTTGAGCATCAAGCCCATCCGATGTCAGGCGCAAAACCTGTGACGATAGGACAAGGTTACAGCACCATAGCAATAATTCCAGAAACAGAGGGCAGTTGGGGATTACCCTTATTACATGAACGCATTACTAGTTTTGAAAACCCGATTGCAAAAGCTGCTACACAACTAAAACTTGTTTGTGAAAATTTGCCAACACGGCCGATTAGCTTGTGGGATGCAGAGTATGGCTGTGCAAGTTTTGTGAAACAAACTGCCGACATTGCCGCAGATAAATTAATGCGCGTGCGTTCTAATCGACTATTCTATGGTGCGCCCCCAACCTATCGAGGTCATGGTCGTCCGAGGATTCATGGTAATAAATTCAAGGTAAACGACTCAACTACATGGTGGACACCCGACGAAAGTTTAGAGGTCAATGATTTAAAAATGGGGCAGATGTGCATCCGTTTGTGGTGTAATCTCCATTTTCAACAGTCTTCTAAACACTCCATGAATCTGATTCAAATCAAGCGTTTAGATGAATTAGGGGAAGCGAAAACAAAACCTTTATGGTTAGTGTGGGTCGGAATATCCATGCCGACTCTCTCCCAATTATGGCGACTTTACTTTCGCCGATTTGCGATTGACCACTGGTATAGATTGGCCAAGCAACGATTACATTGGACGCTTCCAAATCTGAGTACTCCCCAACAGTGCGAGCGATGGAGCGATCTTTTACCACTGATGACCTGGCAATTATGGCTCGCACGCGATTTTGTTACCGACAATCCTCTACCCTGGCAAAAACCAAAACCCAAGCTGAGTCCGGGACGAGTCGCTCAAGCGATGGCAGAACTTTTTGCAGCAATTGGGACACCTGCTGTTCCTCCCAAACCCCGTGGTAAGTCCCCTGGATGGACAGAAGGTCAAACTCGCACTCGTAGAATTCGTTATCCAACTGTCAAAAAAAGTACTACAAAGCAAAAAAAACAAATGCCACAATCTGCTTAA